From the Scatophagus argus isolate fScaArg1 chromosome 21, fScaArg1.pri, whole genome shotgun sequence genome, one window contains:
- the LOC124053038 gene encoding cytochrome P450 26A1, whose translation MSSPEPLLLHLSCTIFSPQQDAACHGSCSNMALNTLLATFLCTIVLPILLFLVAVKLWEVYMIRGRDPSCPSPLPPGSMGLPFIGETLQLILQRRKFLRMKRQKYGYIYRTHLFGNPTVRVTGADNVRHILLGEHRLVSVQWPASVRTILGSDTLSNVHGAQHKTKKKAIMRAFSREALELYVPVIQEEVQAAVKEWLAKDSCVLVYPEMKRLMFRIAMRILLGFKPEQIKTDEQQLVEAFEEMIKNLFSLPIDVPFSGLYRGLKARNFIHSKIEENIKNKVQESHKESKHRDALQQLIDSVKKNGDPFSMQAIKESATELLFGGHETTASTATSLIMFLGLNPEVLDRLRQELMDKEEHGMDLQNLNIESLEQLKYASCVIKETLRINPPVPGGFRVALKTFELNGYQIPKGWNVIYSICDTHDVAEIFPNKEDFQPERFMTKPSTDSSRFQYIPFGGGSRMCVGKEFAKVLLKIFLVEVVTKCHWTLLNGPPTMKTGPTVYPVDNLPTKFTRYAQN comes from the exons ATGAGCAGCCCAGAGCCTCTGTTGCTTCACCTGAGCTGCaccattttttccccccaacaaGACGCTGCTTGTCACGGAAGCTGCAGTAACATGGCTCTGAACACACTGCTGGCCACCTTCCTGTGCACCATCGTGCTTCCCATCCTGCTGTTTTTAGTGGCAGTGAAGCTGTGGGAGGTTTACATGATCAGAGGCAGAGACCCGAGCTGCCCCAGCCCGCTGCCTCCCGGATCCATGGGCTTACCTTTCATTGGAGAGACGCTGCAGCTCATCCTCCAG aggagaaagTTTCTGCGAATGAAAAGGCAGAAGTACGGTTACATCTACCGCACACACCTCTTCGGGAATCCCACGGTGCGCGTGACCGGAGCGGATAACGTCCGGCACATTCTGCTGGGGGAGCACAGGCTCGTGTCCGTGCAGTGGCCTGCTTCTGTGCGCACCATCCTGGGCTCGGACACACTGTCTAATGTGCACGGAGCCCAACACAAGACCAAGAAGAAG GCCATTATGCGGGCCTTCTCCAGGGAGGCTCTGGAGCTCTACGTTCCAGTCATCCAAGAGGAGGTGCAGGCTGCAGTGAAGGAGTGGTTGGCCAAAGACTCCTGTGTGCTGGTCTACCCAGAGATGAAGCGTCTGATGTTCCGCATAGCCATGAGGATCCTCCTCGGCTTCAAGCCGGAGCAGATCAAGACTGACGAGCAGCAGCTGGTAGAAGCTTTTGAGGAAATGATCAAGAATCTGTTCTCCCTTCCCATTGACGTGCCTTTCAGCGGACTGTACAGG GGTTTGAAGGCAAGGAACTTCATCCACTCCAAGATAGAGGAGAACATCAAGAATAAGGTGCAGGAGTCACACAAGGAGTCCAAACACAGAGatgctctgcagcagctcataGACAGCGTCAAGAAGAATGGGGACCCATTCAGCATGCAG GCCATTAAGGAGTCTGCTACAGAGCTGTTGTTTGGGGGCCATGAAACCACAGCCAGCACAGCCACTTCTCTGATCATGTTCCTGGGCCTGAACCCTGAAGTTCTGGACAGACTGAGGCAGGAACTGATGGACAAG gAGGAGCATGGGATGGACCTTCAGAATCTGAACATCGAGTCTTTGGAGCAGTTGAAATACGCCAGCTGTGTCATTAAAGAGACTCTAAGAATCAACCCTCCTGTTCCAGGAGGCTTCAGAGTGGCCCTCAAGACCTTTGAACTTAAT GGTTACCAAATTCCCAAAGGGTGGAATGTCATCTACAGCATCTGTGACACCCATGATGTTGCAGAAATCTTTCCCAATAAGGAAGACTTCCAGCCAGAGCGCTTCATGACCAAACCCTCCACTGATTCCTCCAGGTTTCAGTACATCCCCTTTGGAGGGGGATCAAGGATGTGTGTGGGGAAGGAGTTTGCTAAGGTCCTGTTGAAGATCTTCCTAGTGGAAGTGGTCACAAAATGTCACTGGACTCTTTTAAATGGACCACCCACTATGAAAACAGGACCTACTGTCTATCCTGTGGACAATCTGCCAACCAAGTTTACCAGATATGCACAAAATTAA